The following DNA comes from Ignavibacteria bacterium.
CCGTCAAGAAAAGTAAGCCATCCGTATTTATCATTGCCTTCTTTTACCACGTCAAAGAATGCTTCCTGCATCTGTTTTGTTATCTTGCCGGGCATTCCGTTGCCGACTATCATCTTATCAACTGAACGGATCGGTGTAATTTCAGCAGCGGTTCCGCAGAAGAATATCTCATCTGCCATGTAGAGCATTTCTCTCATTAAGCTGCCTTCTTTTACCTCAAATCCCAGATCCTTGGCAAGTGTCATTATGGATTTCCTTGTAATACCGCTGAGTATGCCGTTATGGATACCCGGTGTGTATAAGATACCATCCTGCACTATGAACAGGTTCTCGCCTGAACCTTCGCCGATATAACCGTTCACATCCAGCGCGATTCCTTCGCTGAAGCCGTTTACAATGGCTTCCATCTTAATAAGCTGGCTGTTCATATAAGCGCCGCCTATTTTAGCCATAGTAGGAGTCGTATCAGGGGTGCTTCTCCTCCAGGAAGATACACATACGTCTATACCGCTTTCGTGAGCGCCCTGGCCTAAGTATGAGCCCCATTCGTAGGCTGCAATTGTAAGCTCAACGGGATTCTTAAGCGGGTTTACATTCAGGTCTTCATAGCCCCTGTATGCTATCGGGCGGATATAACAGTTTTCAAGCTCATTTATTTTGATAGTATCAACTATCGCTTCAAATATCTCGTCGTGTGTGTATGGTATTTCAGCCCTGAATACCCTGGCGGAGTGAATAAGCCTTGTAACGTGTTCGCTCAGCCTGAATACAGCAGGACCCTGTTTTGTTTTATAGCATCTTATACCTTCAAAGAACGATGAACCGTAATGTAAAACATGTGAGAGTACGTGAACCTTAGCATCATCCCAGTTGATGTGCTTCCCATTCATCCATATTTTTTCAACTTTTTTTACCGGCATAACTCATAA
Coding sequences within:
- a CDS encoding branched-chain amino acid transaminase, producing MPVKKVEKIWMNGKHINWDDAKVHVLSHVLHYGSSFFEGIRCYKTKQGPAVFRLSEHVTRLIHSARVFRAEIPYTHDEIFEAIVDTIKINELENCYIRPIAYRGYEDLNVNPLKNPVELTIAAYEWGSYLGQGAHESGIDVCVSSWRRSTPDTTPTMAKIGGAYMNSQLIKMEAIVNGFSEGIALDVNGYIGEGSGENLFIVQDGILYTPGIHNGILSGITRKSIMTLAKDLGFEVKEGSLMREMLYMADEIFFCGTAAEITPIRSVDKMIVGNGMPGKITKQMQEAFFDVVKEGNDKYGWLTFLDGKERILNMKQVK